In a genomic window of Kribbella amoyensis:
- the glpX gene encoding class II fructose-bisphosphatase encodes MSDPTTPPAHLEVGERAPDRNLALELVRVTEAAAMAAGRWVGRGDKNGADGAAVNAMRTLIGTVGMNGVVVIGEGEKDNAPMLYNGEQVGAGDGPECDVAVDPVDGTTLVAKGMANGIAVMAVSPRHTMYDPSAVFYMEKLVVGPEAADVVDIRLPVAENIRRVAKAKGSSVEDVTVVLLDRPRHEQIAAEIRATGARIKFISDGDVAGAVEAARPDTGLDMLVGIGGTPEGIIAACAMKCVGGLIQGRLWPRDDDERQRAVDAGHDLERVLTTDDLVGGDDCFFVATGITDGELLRGVRYGRSTARTHSLVMRSRSGTIRSIESVHQLEKLRAYSAIDFEHAR; translated from the coding sequence ATGAGCGACCCCACCACACCCCCTGCCCATCTCGAGGTCGGCGAGCGCGCCCCCGACCGGAACCTGGCTCTGGAACTGGTCCGGGTGACCGAGGCCGCCGCGATGGCCGCCGGCCGGTGGGTCGGCCGGGGCGACAAGAACGGCGCCGACGGTGCGGCCGTGAACGCGATGCGCACCCTGATCGGCACGGTCGGGATGAACGGCGTGGTGGTGATCGGCGAGGGCGAGAAGGACAACGCCCCGATGCTCTACAACGGCGAGCAGGTCGGCGCCGGCGACGGGCCCGAGTGCGACGTCGCGGTCGACCCGGTCGACGGCACGACGCTGGTGGCCAAGGGGATGGCGAACGGAATCGCCGTGATGGCGGTGTCGCCGCGGCACACGATGTACGACCCGTCCGCCGTGTTCTACATGGAGAAGCTGGTGGTCGGGCCGGAGGCGGCCGACGTGGTGGACATCCGGCTGCCGGTCGCGGAGAACATCCGCCGGGTCGCGAAGGCGAAGGGCTCCAGCGTCGAGGACGTCACCGTGGTCCTGCTGGACCGGCCGCGGCACGAGCAGATCGCGGCCGAGATCCGGGCCACCGGGGCGCGGATCAAGTTCATCAGCGACGGCGACGTGGCCGGCGCGGTCGAGGCGGCCCGGCCGGACACCGGGCTGGACATGCTGGTCGGCATCGGCGGGACCCCGGAGGGCATCATCGCCGCCTGCGCGATGAAGTGCGTCGGCGGCCTGATCCAGGGCCGGCTCTGGCCGCGCGACGACGACGAGCGGCAGCGCGCCGTCGACGCCGGCCACGACCTCGAGCGCGTCCTCACCACCGACGACCTGGTCGGCGGGGACGACTGCTTCTTCGTCGCCACCGGCATCACCGACGGCGAGCTGCTGCGCGGCGTCCGGTACGGCCGCTCCACCGCGCGGACCCATTCGCTGGTGATGCGGTCGCGCAGCGGCACGATCCGCAGCATCGAGAGCGTGCACCAACTGGAGAAGCTGCGCGCGTACTCCGCCATCGACTTCGAGCACGCCCGATGA
- a CDS encoding carbohydrate kinase family protein encodes MTAPVLVVGEALVDIVGTAGRSPGKNGTKATPGGSPANVAVGLARLGVPTELVTRFGTDPYGDQLGAHLFGNGVQLAPGSVDPGFRTSTATATLDSDGVASYQFDISWEPPALTLNRGCPAVHTGSIATVLEPGAEAIRKFLGTLADQPVTVTLDPNARPTITPDPVATWSAVQALAALSDLVKLSDEDCAFLRPGSSPEEIAAELLAAERTQCVVITRGGDGATGVTRTAHVEVNAPAIEVVDTVGAGDSFMSALIAGLSARGLLGPARLRGLDEKALCEVVDYAVKAAAITCTRHGADPPTSAEHAGRWS; translated from the coding sequence ATGACGGCACCCGTCCTCGTCGTCGGCGAGGCCCTCGTCGACATCGTCGGCACGGCCGGCCGGAGTCCCGGCAAGAACGGCACCAAGGCGACCCCGGGCGGCTCCCCCGCCAACGTCGCGGTCGGCCTGGCCCGGCTCGGCGTCCCGACCGAGCTGGTCACCCGGTTCGGCACCGACCCGTACGGCGACCAGCTCGGCGCGCACCTGTTCGGCAACGGGGTCCAGCTGGCACCAGGATCGGTGGACCCGGGCTTCCGGACGAGTACGGCGACCGCCACCCTCGACTCCGACGGCGTCGCGTCGTACCAGTTCGACATCAGCTGGGAGCCGCCCGCGCTGACCCTCAACCGCGGCTGCCCCGCGGTCCACACCGGCTCGATCGCGACCGTGCTCGAACCGGGGGCGGAGGCGATCCGGAAGTTCCTCGGCACGCTCGCCGACCAGCCGGTCACGGTCACCCTGGACCCGAACGCGCGACCGACCATCACGCCCGACCCGGTGGCCACCTGGTCCGCGGTCCAGGCGCTGGCGGCGTTGTCGGACCTGGTCAAGCTGAGTGACGAGGACTGTGCGTTCCTGCGGCCGGGGTCGTCGCCGGAGGAGATCGCGGCCGAGTTGCTCGCGGCCGAGCGGACCCAGTGCGTCGTGATCACCCGCGGCGGTGACGGCGCGACCGGGGTCACCCGGACGGCCCACGTCGAGGTGAACGCCCCGGCGATCGAGGTGGTCGACACCGTGGGCGCGGGTGACTCGTTCATGTCCGCGTTGATCGCGGGACTGTCGGCGCGCGGACTGCTCGGTCCGGCCCGGTTGCGGGGCCTGGACGAGAAGGCGTTGTGCGAGGTGGTCGACTACGCGGTGAAGGCCGCCGCGATCACCTGTACCCGGCACGGCGCCGACCCGCCGACCTCCGCCGAGCACGCCGGCCGCTGGAGCTGA